The Syngnathus scovelli strain Florida chromosome 17, RoL_Ssco_1.2, whole genome shotgun sequence sequence CGTGGGGGCAGTGGCTACAAGTGTGAGCAATGACTTGGAGGCCTTTAAATCATACGCTGTCTTCAAGGAGATTGAAAAACATCTGCAGGAGGTATGGCGAGCATTAGACTTGATGGTTTGGTCTGGCTTCCTCCACTCAACAAAATGTCGTTTTGTTCCTTGACGATCTTTCCCcaagcatgatttgaatgatttGAAGATTGTTTTAGGGCAGCTTTTttgtcctcttgcaggaaggagcaaATCTGGTCAAGAAGGTTGGCGGCGTGTTTGCTTTCCAAGTGAAAGAGGGACCCAATGGCAAGGAGGCCACATGGTTTGTGGATGTGAAGAATGGAAATGGTTGCGTCACCAATCAAGCAGGTATTTCACTGCAACTTCAACGCATCACACAGATATGGAACTTGAAgatgacattattattattattattgttatttaaaaaaagcagaACGCTACAATGTGTCCAATGTGAGTCATTGTTTTCAGGCACCAAGGCCGACTGCACCTTGACCATGAGTGATCAAGATCTACTGGAGCTGATGACAGGAAAATTGAACGCTCAAACGGTATGTTCCATAACGCTCTCTCATCTAACTGTTGTCGGTCCCATGGCTGTGACTAGCCGATTTCTTAGTGTACATCTGTCAAAATCAAGTGTTCTTCATTCAATGTATTTCTCCTCAGGCATTTTTCAAGGGCAAGCTGAAGATTACTGGGAATATGGGCATGGCCATGAAGCTTCAGAACCTTCAGGTGGCACCAGGAAAGGCCAAGCTGTGATCACCAATGGAGCCCAACCTTAGAATTAAATTCTGACAGACACCAGTAGCGATGGGCTTCAGTAAAAATGGTTCTGCATGCTTAGATCGAGTCCAGCTATAAAGCCTTAATGTGCACCTTTTGGACCATATTGCGGGTGGTGACCTTAACCTGTGCAAAAATCTACAACATGTCAGAGAGCAGCAGCAATCTGACCTCATAATAAATCATGGAAAAATGGAATGATTTAACAAAAAAGTTGATTAACTGCTCACTTAAAATGAAATAATCTGTTTTAACCACGCCAATGACATACATTTGCCTTCTGTAATGATGACTAAGTCAAACATATTTCATTCTGTAAACGTATTCCGCTGTTTAATAAACACCAATAATTTCTCTATGTGTGAGTTATTGTTTTTCGCAGGGTGCCACAAACAATTCAACCATCAATTTTAATtaaattggtactgcttacctgtgtttcccttccatatcgatccgtaaatttactcgaaacattaacagagcagcctattttgacatgaaatagcctcgtgcgtatagcagctatcactatagcattagccacccgcaaattgtaaacaatcgcgtttctcaaacatctcatataaaatgatcggaacggACTAAAATTCGATATAACATATTGGTACTGCATACCTGTGTTTCCCTTCTATATTGATCTGTAAATTTActtgaaacattaacggagcagcctattttgaaatgaaatagcctcacgGTACAACAGCCAATCAGTGACGCCCcttgaccacggttgccgtaatgctgggaagcaatgcgaccttgtaatttactagtcgtactaaaacgtactgaaacattttggcagagctctgtgtacaaccagtatggattaacaaattcatcaattgatccatatataaggcacacctgactataaggcgcactgtcggcttttgagaaaattttaggtttttaggtgcgccttatagtttgGAAAGTACGGTAATCCATTTATGGtaagtgatatatatatatatatatataaagaaacTAATTAGcgcaagtcaatttaatgtcaaTGTTTCTGTTTGAGTGAATTTGTTaggtgatatccagaaatcttcCCCGCCCCGTGCACCGTCTGCCAGGTCCAGACTGTCCACCCCCACCTTCTTGACTTACTTGTCCCCGTGccaaatgcaacaacatccattcATTGCACAAGGAGGTTAATCTCCGCATGTCACTGGCTTCGGCGTCGTCTACGCCACACAGTGTCAAGCCCGGCCGGCTTCTGCTCCAGATGGCGGTGGAAAGCAATTCTTGTCTGTCATCAAAATCAAACCTTGAGAAGATGGCACAGCTTCGTACCGAATCATAAAGTTGTGTTTATTGTAGCGTATGTGCGCTTCCTTGTGCATGATTCAAATATGGAAAAAGTCCATTTGTCCAAGACTATCTCAAACGGGTCGATACAATATATAACTGATGCTAGTGGTTTTATTTTTGCACAGTCCACAGAGGGATTGGGCGGATGTTAATAATTATATCTCAAATAAGCTCTATTGTACTGCCTTCCTTGTCCTTTTGAGCTGACTCACCCTTGTATAAAAAGAGCAACGGAACTGAAAAAGCCCAAAGCCGGCCTAGCAACCGGTACCCAATCATATATCACGGATACGCACGTGGttattagaaaaagaaaaaaaaagtctttgtatTCTATCGGATTGCTCAACGCGTGAGCGCATTGATTCACTTCGCACTTGTCTCTCGCTGAAGCCGTTTGACCTCAGTCGCATGGCGGGAGGACGGCGCCGGCCCAGCGTCCGAGCACTGGCTCGCTGGCTCGGACGTCTTCTACACGTTGGTCTCCAGACCGTTGATGTCGATGGAGCAGTGCTCCTTGTCCCTGTGGCCTCTCTTGTGGTGGGAGGAGTGAGCGTGTTTCTTCTTCTCCAGGGGTCGGATGCCCTCCTCCAGCTGGATCAGGCGGGCCACGTCCGGGGAAAGGTGCTCGTGCTTGCCGCCCACCGGAGGCGTTTGGTAACAGCCGTTCTTCTGGTTCTGGTAGCTCATCATCTGCTGGATGCTGATCATGGGCTTGGTCTCGCAGATCAGCGGTACCTGGGGGAGGCCGTCACAATTTGAGTCTGGACAGACGCGTGCGCAAACGTTTGGGGCTCTCACCTGTTCGCCTTCTTTAATGAAATCTTTTCTACAGATGTGAGCCATGATGCCCGTGGCCAGGGCATCGCCCATCACGTTGACCATGGTCCTGAATCGATCCCTGCGTGACATACGTCCAAGCCCGTTTACCCGTTTGAGGTTTCCGAAACACGGTAAAAGTTGCAAGACGTGACTTGACTTTGTCAGTCCACTTGTTTCATACTAAGCACTTACAAAGCCCAGTCAACTGCAATGATGAGACTGATGTCATCGGTGGGTAGACCGACAGAGGTCAGCACGATCACCATGGTAACTAGTCCAGCTTGTGGGATTCCTGCCGCACCGATGCTGGCTGCCGTGGCAGTAATGCTAAAAAACAGAGAGCCCTTTTTATTAGCATTTCAATGAAAATTCTGATTGCTTCGACATATGGCCGTACGAAGATTTTACGGACGCAAAAGCACAAATATGTCGAGAATGGACGCCGGTTTCTCCATAGTTGTTTGCGTGAAGCTCTGTGGTCAGCAGCCAAACAGCACGGGGAAAGGCAGGGAGGGGGGAAATTATTATGGTTCTGGCGTGACAGGAGAGATGAGTCATACAGGTCATATGGGTTTTACTGCCAGCCAAGGGATTACGAGCGCAGCCTGAAGCTATGGGCACAAGTCTGACTGCCTAATGTTATTACAAGAGGACATGCCATTAAATCAGAGGGACATAACGCCCCgcaaccccccccacccaccgggCTGTTGTTTACCTGTTGCCAAGGTACAGAGTGTGCCACAGCGAGACAGTGCCGAGCTACTTTTTTGCGCGCCGCTGTGGCTTCCAGACTCGTTTGGCAGAAATCAGATCAGACTAAGAAGCTCACATGAGGCATAATCTGTGTGACATTTACATACAGTGAATGTGTACCTAGTAAATCCCCAtaatatttttaatcatttagaAAACTCAATATGTGATGTGATTAAGTCAGAGGCtgcgtggggggaaaaaaaacacaagtcgcACTCTTTTGCTTTGCTTACCTAATGGTGATGATTTGTCCAAAGTCGAGTTCGTAGTTATTGACTTGGGCTATAAAAATGGCCGCCACGGCCTCGTAGAGGGCGGTGCCGTCCATGTTGATGGTGGCTCCCACGGGAAGCACGAAGCGGATGATGCGTCTGTCGATGTGGTTGTTTTCAAGGAGGCACTTGAAGGTGATAGGCAGCGTGGCAGAGCTGgtcaaaaacaacaaatgacGTCATCTTACAAATTGCGTGACTCCTTTGGGCCTTGATATTTGTCGATTGGCTGGCCCAAATTTGAAAAGCCTCGAGTAAAATTACCTGGAGGAAGTGGCCAAGGAAATAAGTAGGGCCTGCAGAATTCCTCGGATGTAAACAATGGGGCTCTTCTTGGTGATAAAGAAATACATGGCCGGCAGGATGAAAAGACCGTGCAGCACCAAGCCCATGACTACCGTGATGGCATAAAATCCCAGTTTCTTCCCCATGGCTGACGGATCGTCCATCTCCAAGATTTTCCCGGCCACCAGGAAAACGATACCGAAGGGGAAGTACCTAAAATTGAAGGGACACAAAGCAGCGCTTCAACATTGACGACAAACATCCATTTGAAGAGGACCGCACTGAAGAAGGAGTTAAAGCGAGTTCAGCGGGAGCAGAAAGCGTTTTGGAGCGGGGGGTTGCTTCTTACCAGATGACGATGGCAACGATCTTGAGGACAGCTTCGTTCAAACTCTGACAGAAGTTGACTAAAGCGCTTCCGTTGGGCCCCATTCTCCCCAACATGATCCCTGCCAAAGAGCCAGATGGTCACTTGGGTCCGAGCTGGACCGAGCGAGCAAGTGAGCGAATACGTGAGAAATCGGTGACCGAGCGCTCACCCATGGTGGCGGAGAAAATGACAATGCCCAGCACGTTCATGCCCTCGCTCGTGCCCGCCGACGTCTTCATGATGACGTCCGGCGGCGGCGTCAGATCCAGAGAAAAGTTCTGAACGTCGCTTCCGTTGTCGTCCTGGATGCCGTAGATGTAGACCCGCCGAGTGGTGGTCTCATCCAGGAGCTGAGCCACTGTCGGTTTGGGGATGAATTCGGGTTCTCTCCGGGTTCGATACTTGGGAGGCAGAAGGGAGAAGAGGCGCAAATCAGACAACCCAAACAGTGAGACGCGGCGGGCGGAAAACATTCGGCTGGCTGACACCACTTTTTTAAGAAAGTTCACTTTTGATTGGACCTGGATGGGGCCCGCGGAACCAATTCGACTCATTTCCATACAACTAGGTGAAGTGCATTGTAGAAAATGTAAGTCTCCAGCCTACCTGTTGAAATGTAGCTTGAACCAAGTTTGCCGGAAACATGTTGCTATAGGAGACAGAGAGCGAGACAGCAAGGTTGGAAAATGTCTTCAAAGAAAGGATGTGAAATGGTAAGAACGACAAAGATTTTTCTTTCAACACCCTTGCTTATTTCATATCCAACACATTTTCTCTCTGATTATTTTTGTACAATTCAATACTGCAAGCTAAAAGGATTCTGGAGGCCACTCAAGTGCTTTTGCACTCCAAGAGTGGGACGGACGGGGAAGCGTATTCTTCTAAATGGGTCGTGAGTGGTGGTAGGGTAATGGTCAGACGATGTTTATAACTAACCAGTAACTAACCGTCGTTCATTTTACGTCCATGCAAACGAGGCTAATGCGCTTGTTTCATCGCGCCGACGTGATTAAGGATCGCCGTCGTTACGAGCGCGATGCTCATTAGGCCAACTCACcacacacgcaggcacgcacgcacgcacgctgggCCAAAGTCAGACACTCGGGGCCATTTGCGAATGTACCGATATAGCACGGCCGCACGATAGATGATGAAGGCTTTAAAGAAGCTTTGGCAGATAAATCCAAAGCCCAGCTGCGCCGAGAGCCCGTCAACGTCAGCGCCGTCATAATCGGCATCCGGTTCAATCGTATACGTTCGGCTCGTCCGTTCGTTCGGTCAAAGGCCAAATAGTTCCGCTCTGATGTTGAAAATGACAACGGCTTTTCCTCtaatatgaataaaaaataaaacctagTTTCctctaatataaaaataaataaataacctccCGTTGACATGCTTTACGACGGCGGCACGCCCGTTGACCTACTGTCTCACTGACACAGTGGCTCTCGGGGCCGCcgcagccagccggccagccagccagccagccagcgttcACCTCAAACACACCGCGCTGGCTAATTAGCTTAGCACGTCAACCCGCTGacacactttcctcaaggatttGCTGTGACTTCACTCAGTGTGCTGTTTCACGCAGCTTCGGGAGTAAATTCCCCTTCAGGCCTCTCAAGGGATTTTCCGCGTCCCGAGCGAGACCTTATCAATGGCTAACAACGGCCCGACGACCGGTTCCCACCGGATGAGATCCAGGAGAGCATCGGCCGAGCTGGTCATGGGCTTCTTGCTCTCCTCCGAGTCCTCCTTCTGAGCGGCTCCTCCGGGGTGGATGATGTAGACCATGATGATGCCCACCACCACAGCAACAAAGGTGGTCCAGAGGTAGTAGGAGATGGTCATGATGCCCAGTCGACTGGAGCATTTGGCATCCAGGGCAGCCAGACCGGACATCAAACTAAtcaaagagagagggagaagaaAATTGAACTTTTAGATGGATAATTTGTAATAACAATAATTAGGCTCTGTTTTCAGCCTTCCTTTCTGTAGCCCCAACCCGAATGTTCCCGTAGAATGGGGAAAatagttttgttttggttttcttaCTAGGCCAAACAGATGAGGCCGTTGAGCTGGAGTTGCATGAACATGTACAGGAGCGGTGCAGGACTCGGTTCTCGAGCACGCACGTGCACCCACGCACTTGAAAGTGATTGAGTGGAGATGCTGCCTGCCGCATGAGTTTGAAGCATACGGCACTCGCGCTCAATTGTGTCCCTTTGCTGAGCAAGagcattacagtaatcccttcttTAAAATAGGGAAGGCACTCAAAACATTGTCCAAGGATAAGGTGGATGGAGGGAGGTAGGGagcgagggaggaagggagggtggCTTGACCACATAAGGTCACAAACAATCACTTTGCTTTTATTAGCCACCTAGTAGAAAACAAGATCCAGCAATATTCTCTTTCATTAGAGGAAAATGATTCCCTGCATTTATGTACGTTGATTGTTATGCACCTGTTCAATATTATGTACACCTATGCTCTAACTACTATATTTCTATGGTGGCGGGGTAATCTGGTTTCCTCTTTGGCTTGGCGCGCGCGCAGATGGTtgggaggaggaaaaaagaaTGGGCCCGGCCGGGGCAGATATTTCACCCCGAGATAAGCCGCGTCCAGTGGCTCATCTGCGCATCCTGGAGCGGCCACTATTCAGCTGCACTACGCATGTCATGGGAAAGTGGCGGCCATATGTAAATAGAAGCAGCCAACCGGCGTGCGTAGTACGTAGCGGCCATCTTGCCCGCCCCGCCCGGCGTCTTGCCTATTATTTTCGATTATTTCCAGCAGAGGCCATTGGACACCAAGTCCAGTCATTTCCAATGACAAACCAATTTCCTTTGAAAAAGGAAGACACAAACGCACGACgagacagggagggagggagggagggaggcggccCAGATTAACTTCTCATCCAGACTTTGCTGGTGCATGTATTGTAAGTAGCTTATTGCACAAAGCAGCCTGCTGCACGTGTTAGCGGTGCGCTCACTCGCCTCATTTGTTTGGGAGTTTTCATCCCCAAAATAGTCTTCCATGGAGGGGTGGGGGTCAAGGTATGTTACACGGCAAGCAAAGTCACAAACACCACTCGCCCCTCCCGTCAAGCATTGGAATCGCTAAATGTCTTTCCAATAAAAATAAGCAAGGCCAGATTCAAAGAAGATCTGGGACACAGCGTCCCAACCATACGCTCCCCGTTTGGATGTATTGCTCCGTCTAAAAAAAAGGCCACGATTGTTACCCAGAAGATCTTTTGATCCCGTTTGGATGTATTGCCTGCCCGTCTTGCTCTGTCTTACCTGGAAACGACGAGCGGCAAGATGAGCATTTTCAACATCCTCATTAGAAGTTCTCCAGGAAATTGAAAGTACTTGACCTCCTGCAAGAGGAGCAGACAAGAATGTCAACAAGCAATTGTTTTGACGTGGCGTGCACATTTTTTAAACAGCGTTCCAACCTCCCGCATTCATCGCTCATCTGTATAGTTCGACTTTACGCCGTTTCAATGGCTGCGCTC is a genomic window containing:
- the slc1a7a gene encoding solute carrier family 1 member 7a, with product MAVALEEVWGRVKNVCKQNGLLILSVLAVVIGCLLGFFLRGKQLSEQEVKYFQFPGELLMRMLKMLILPLVVSSLMSGLAALDAKCSSRLGIMTISYYLWTTFVAVVVGIIMVYIIHPGGAAQKEDSEESKKPMTSSADALLDLIRNMFPANLVQATFQQYRTRREPEFIPKPTVAQLLDETTTRRVYIYGIQDDNGSDVQNFSLDLTPPPDVIMKTSAGTSEGMNVLGIVIFSATMGIMLGRMGPNGSALVNFCQSLNEAVLKIVAIVIWYFPFGIVFLVAGKILEMDDPSAMGKKLGFYAITVVMGLVLHGLFILPAMYFFITKKSPIVYIRGILQALLISLATSSSSATLPITFKCLLENNHIDRRIIRFVLPVGATINMDGTALYEAVAAIFIAQVNNYELDFGQIITISITATAASIGAAGIPQAGLVTMVIVLTSVGLPTDDISLIIAVDWALDRFRTMVNVMGDALATGIMAHICRKDFIKEGEQVPLICETKPMISIQQMMSYQNQKNGCYQTPPVGGKHEHLSPDVARLIQLEEGIRPLEKKKHAHSSHHKRGHRDKEHCSIDINGLETNV